The nucleotide window CGGTCATCACGGCACAGAGCTCGTGGCGACCCCGATCGCCCTCGACGCGACGGCAGCAACCATCTCGGAGAAACCCGGTCGTGGGGTCCGTGCTGCAGGGCTCGAGTTCCGTTCCGTAGACGTTCCGATCCGTAGGCATTGCCGAAGCGTCGGCTGCTGTGGCCAAAAGCAGTGGGGTACCGGACACGACTCGCCTCGAGTATCGGCCTGCGCCTCACTCGAGGCCCGGCGGGCTGACCGGATCGAGATCTCGGCTCGCGAGATACTGCTCGAGAAAGTCGGCCCGCTCGCCGATCTCGGCCGGGCGGTGGGAGTCAGTCCCGACGGTGACGGCCACGTCGTACTCCCGGAGCACCTCGAGAAACGCCTCGTCGGGGTGGACGAGCGCCGTCGCTGCTGTTGCGCGTCCGGCGTTGATCTCGGGGATCGTCCGCGAGTCGGCCAACGCTCGAGCGACGCGGTCGTAGTGGTCGATCGTGGCGCGGCCGCTCAACGGCGGCGTCCGCTCGATCAGATCGATGTGGGCGGCGACATCGAACAGTTCCGACTCGATCATCGTGACGAGCGTCTCGAAGTAGTCGTCGACGACTGCATCCAGTCTCGCCTCGCTCAGGCCCGTGAAGTTACTCGGCACCTGCACGTTCAGCCCGTCGACGGCGTGGACGCTGCCGAGCGTATACTCGAAGCCAGCCTCGGCGAGAAACTCCCGAATCGCGCGCTCGTCGCGCGGGTCGTAATCCATCTCGACGCCGTCGTAAATCTCGAGCGAGACGTCGCTGCGGTCACGAAGTTCATCGATCGCCCGCCGCCGGCGCTCGTAGGTCAAATCCAGATTGAAGCCGTAGACGTTCCGGACGGTCGCCGGCCGATCGCGGGCCGTGACCGTACAGTGATCCGTGAGCCCGATTCCCTCGAGTCCGGTCGAATCGGCGGCCTCCACCATGCCCTCGAGAAACCGCCCGTCGGAGTAGTTCGTGTGCGTATGGAAATCGTGCATACGACGACGACACCGGGCTGGCAGTTGGGCGTTTCGCCCGGCACTGTGGTCCGGTCAGTGGTTGTGGTCGTGGTCGTGCCCGTGATCGTGTGAGTGGCCGCCGTCGCCGCCGAGGTCGCCGCCGGCGACGAGCGCGTCGTGGTCGCCGCCCATCATGTCCATGTTCTTCAGCGTATCCCGTTCTTCGAACTCCTCGACGGCGTCGAGCAGATCCTGCTGGGTCAGTGTGGTCCGGTCTTCGGTCAGTGCCTCGAGGACGGCTTCGCGCAGCACCATCCGGA belongs to Natronorubrum aibiense and includes:
- a CDS encoding PHP domain-containing protein; amino-acid sequence: MHDFHTHTNYSDGRFLEGMVEAADSTGLEGIGLTDHCTVTARDRPATVRNVYGFNLDLTYERRRRAIDELRDRSDVSLEIYDGVEMDYDPRDERAIREFLAEAGFEYTLGSVHAVDGLNVQVPSNFTGLSEARLDAVVDDYFETLVTMIESELFDVAAHIDLIERTPPLSGRATIDHYDRVARALADSRTIPEINAGRATAATALVHPDEAFLEVLREYDVAVTVGTDSHRPAEIGERADFLEQYLASRDLDPVSPPGLE